One Candidatus Acidiferrales bacterium genomic window, TTTTTGTTCCTGGGTGCTGGGAAATGAAGACCCGGGAATCTGGGACCTTCTTCCCTCACACCAATGATAATGAGTGCAAACAACAAATCGAATTGCCGCAACCTCTCGGTGATGAGGTTACTTCTCTTGCTCCTCACTCCATATCTTGCGGTCTCATTTCCTGAGTCTGCAATTGTACATGCAAAGGAAAATTATGCCGTCATAACATCGCGGGATACGAAAGCCGACATAATCTATAAAGCAGCAAACGTTGTTCCATCACCGCAGCAATATGCCTGGCAGAAGATGGAATACATCGCCTTCGTTCATTTTGGGATGAATACATTCACATCACAAGAACTAGGGAGCGGCCAGGAAAGTCGGGATCTTTTCAACCCGACTGATTTGAATTGTGATCAATGGGCACGGATATTCAAAGAAGCGGGAATGAAAATGGCAATTCTAACCGCAAAGCACCACGACGGCTTTTGCCTTTGGCCGAGTAAATTCACAAAACACAGTGTCAAGTTCAGCCCGTGGAAAGACGGCAAGGGTGATGTTGTCAGAGAATTCGTCAATGCCTGCAGGAAATACGGACTGAAGGTAGGATTGTACCTCTCTCCGTGGGACAGGAATAATCCAAGTTACGGCACACCGGAGTACAATCAATACTACATGAATCAATTGAAAGAGCTGTTGACAAACTACGGGAAGATAGATGAAATCTGGTTTGATGGTTACAAAGGTCCGGAAGCTAAGAATGAAGAATACGATTGGCATGTATATTACAGGCTGATAAGAAGACTTCAGCCGAACATTGTGATATCAATCTCCGGCCCTGATGTACGCTGGGTCGGAACAGAAACCGGATATGGAAGGGACTCTGAATGGGACGTTCTGCCGATCGACTTGAGCAAGCTTACCGAAGAGAAGATTGAGAACGATTCTCATCCACTCGACGATGTGTTCCTGCCGCAAAACTACATGGGTGAAGATCTCGGTGATAGGGACAAGTTGTACGATGCAAAAGGGTTGTTTTGGTATCCTGCCGAGACCGATGTCTCGATCCGTCCGGGATGGTTCTACAAAGCCTCTCAGGATACCATGGTGAAATCAGTCTCAGAGCTTGTCGACATTTATTTCAACTCGGTCGGAAAGAACTCGGTTCTCCTTTTAAATGTCCCGCCTGACGGAAGGGGGCTGATAACCGATTATGATAAAAGAGCTCTGATGGGTCTTCATAAAGTTATCAAAGAGACTTTTAGTCATAACTTTGCTCGCAATGCAAAAGCAAAAATCGATAACCATCCAGACGAGCAGAGTTTTTCGTCACTCTTTGGAAAAGGGAAATGCTGGTCGGGTGAAGAAGGATTGGACACCTCGGTGATCGAATTTATTCTTCCTAAAGAAGAGACTCTCGATGTTGCGATGCTTCAGGAAGACATACGGATCGGACAGAGAATCGAGAAATTCAGGATAGATTATTGGGATGGTGAATCCTGGAACAAATTGGTTGAAGGAACGACCGTGGGCTATAAACGATTGCTTCGATTTGACCCTGTCAAT contains:
- a CDS encoding alpha-L-fucosidase produces the protein MRLLLLLLTPYLAVSFPESAIVHAKENYAVITSRDTKADIIYKAANVVPSPQQYAWQKMEYIAFVHFGMNTFTSQELGSGQESRDLFNPTDLNCDQWARIFKEAGMKMAILTAKHHDGFCLWPSKFTKHSVKFSPWKDGKGDVVREFVNACRKYGLKVGLYLSPWDRNNPSYGTPEYNQYYMNQLKELLTNYGKIDEIWFDGYKGPEAKNEEYDWHVYYRLIRRLQPNIVISISGPDVRWVGTETGYGRDSEWDVLPIDLSKLTEEKIENDSHPLDDVFLPQNYMGEDLGDRDKLYDAKGLFWYPAETDVSIRPGWFYKASQDTMVKSVSELVDIYFNSVGKNSVLLLNVPPDGRGLITDYDKRALMGLHKVIKETFSHNFARNAKAKIDNHPDEQSFSSLFGKGKCWSGEEGLDTSVIEFILPKEETLDVAMLQEDIRIGQRIEKFRIDYWDGESWNKLVEGTTVGYKRLLRFDPVNTSRVRLVIEKSRSNPSLANLGLYWLPAQYLNTSK